TACGAGTCACAGGGCCAACTTCTGTTTCACTATAGAATACATGGAAATCATCGCCGTGCTGAATTCCACCAATTGGCGAAATAACTGCTGCTGTACCACAGGCACCTGCCTCTACAAAACGGTCAAGGTTATCAATTGGGACATCTCCCTCAATAGGAGTCAAGCCCAAGCGGTGTTCTGCCAAATAAAGCAAAGAATACTTAGTAATAGATGGCAAGATAGATGGACTCAATGGTGTTACAAACTCATTGTCAGCTGTAATTCCAAAGAAGTTAGCTGAACCGACTTCTTCAATCTTTGTATGAGTTGAAGGGTCTAGATAGATAACATCTGAGAAATGACGTGACTTGGCCAATTTCCCTGGCAAGAGACTGGCAGCATAGTTCCCACCAACTTTAGCTGCACCTGTACCATTTGGCGCTGCACGGTCGTATTCATCCTGAATTAAGAAGTTGGTTGGGACCAAACCACCCTTAAAGTAATTTCCAACTGGCATAGCAAAGATGGTGAAAATGTATTCCTCTGCTGGTTTAACCCCGATAATATCTCCAACACCAATCAAAAGTGGACGAAGATAAAGGGTTCCACCTGTTCCATATGGTGGTACGTATTCTTCATTCGCGCGGACAACTGCCTTACAAGCTTCTACAAACATGTCTGTCGGAACTTGTGGCATCAAGAGACGATTACAAGTACGTTGCAGACGTTTAGCATTTTCGTCAGGACGGAAAAGTTGAACACTGCCATCCTTAGTACGGTAAGCTTTCAAACCTTCAAAGGCTTGTTGACCATAGTGAAGACTTGGAGAAGACTCTGAAATATGCAAGGTTGCATCTTCTGTAAGTTCTCCTTGATTCCATTGTCCATTTTTAAAATGAGCAATATAGCGATAAGGTAATTTCATATAGGAGAAACCAAGGTTTTCCCAATCAATCGTTACTGTCATATTCCACTCCTTATTCTAAAAACCTATTTCTTATATTCTACACTTTTTTTCTAAAATAGCAAGTATATTTTGTAATTTTCAGAAAATTTCTTCAATAAAAAGAATCTAAGGTATCTGTCGTAATGAATCCTATATGGAGATTGCATAAAAGACTCAAATTATTCTTCTATCTCGTTTAGTAAAATCTATTCAATAACTGAACTTATTTTTGACATACATAGAGCCCGTACATTAATATTAGTAACCTGTTTCGACAGAAATATGACAAAATGAACTAAAGATAGTACACAATGTGGTGCAGTCATCTTATGCCATATTCAATAGATTTACGTAAAAAAAGTTCTCGCCTATTGTAAGCGAATAGGTAGTATAACAGAAACATCACACGTTTTCCAAATCTCACGTAATATCATTATCTAAAAGAGAAAATAGGTGATCTAAACCATCAAGTAAAAGGAACAAAACCAAGAAAAGTTGATAGAGATAGACTTAAAAACTATCTTACTGAGAATCCAGACGCTTATTTGACTGAAATAGCTTCTGAATTTGGCTGTCATCAACTATAGCGTATTGAATCTAGAATAGCACATTACGGTTGCTAAAACATTTCTAGAAAAAATTGACTTTCTCAATCACTTCGTTCACATCTTATTTCAATCTACTATACTATCCACTATGCTCTCAAAGCTATGGGATACATTCGAAAAAAAGAATCACACCTACTATGAATAAGCCCCAGAAAAAGTAGCTTTATTTCTTATTCCTCCCCACTCACCTGAGTACAATCTTATTGAGAAAACCTGGGCTCATATTAAAAAGCACCTCAAAAATTGTCCTACTCTTGTGTCAATCCGCTGTGTTTCTCATAAAAAAACAAAAGGACTAAGGGAGTGAATTTCCTTAATCCGATAGTCTCTCAAGCCTGACGCTGACCAAAGTCCTTAATCATCTGATCCATTTCTTGTCGACTCGGAGTTGTCAACATATACAGGTAATCTCCTTGAAGTTCCGCAAAGGCCGCTGGCATGATTTTTTTAACCTTGAACTGCTGGCTATATTTGTCAAGCAAGTCCTCCTCAGAATAGACATAGTGAGCATTTGCACGGCGAGAAGTAGCCAAACAATACTGCGGTTCAAAATCTGACGCTGGGAACTCTTCTCCCGCGACAATAGCTGCATAGCCACGATAGAGGTCCAAGGAATGAGCAAAGTTATAAACATCAATGGTAAAACCACCTGCAGGACGGTTATTGTACTCAATGGCAATGTAGTCGTCCCCTTCACGGAAGAACTCAATATGGAAGAACCGTTCTTTCATACCAAATTCTTTGACAATGGCCTCACCATATTTACGTAATTTAGGATCCATATCCTTGAGAACGTAATAAGAATTGTCCATCTTGTAAATCATGAGATCCAGCGGTGTATAGGCATAGTCGAAAGTCGTTGAAAAGACAATCTTGCCATCCTTGTCCACAAGTCCGTCAAAGGTGCAAATTTCGCTGGAAGTGACAAATTTTTCAAAGAAATAAACGGTCGAATGATCCCATTCTTGCTTGAAGTGATTGATATCGTCTTCTGTTTCAAGCTTAAAGGTTGCGGCTGCTCCCACTCCATTATCAGGTTTGGCAATCATTGGAAGACCGATTTCGTTCACAGCTTGATCCACATCTGCTTCCGTCTTGATAACAGCTCCAGGGACTACAGGGACACCAGCTTTTTTGAAAAGCTTCTTCATTTCAGACTTATATTTCGTCTTTTTGAGATCCTCTGGTTTGGCACCAAAAACATTGAATTGCTCACGAAGACTTGCATCTAACTCAAGCCAGTATTCATTATGAGATTCGATGCGGTCGATAGGACCATGTTTATAAAAGAGAAAAGCAACTGCACGTTTGACTTCGTCTATGTTCTCAAGATTATCAACACGGAAATACTCGGTCAGGCTATTGCGCAAGGGCTCATCCAGTTGCTCGTAAGGTTCCTGACCAATTCCCAAGACGGTGATACCTTTATTGGCAAGTTCGATGGTAAACTGTTGAAAGTTTTGCGGATAGTAGGGAGAAATAACAAGGTAATTCATAGGTAACTCCTTTTATAAATAGAGATTTCCAAGGAAATAAGGCATTTGTTTGCGCCACCATTCCCAGTCGTGGGCGACATCGTGTCCCCATTCAGCAAACCAGGCTGGAATTTGTTTCTGGTCAAAGGCTTCTTTAAGCTTGTAGAAGGATGGCAAGCCATCTTGTTCCCAGGCACCGAGACCCGTACAAAGCACAATCTCTGCCTGACGATAACGGTCAATAAACCAGCCGTCGTTCTGGTTCCAGATATAATCTACTGGCGAGTTTTGGTAAATGGCATCGTCATTGTAGTAATCGCCGACAAAGAAACGTGCATCGTAAACACCACTAAGAGCAATCACCTTGGTAAAGACATCTGGATGTTGGAGAAAAAAGTTGACTGCATGGTAGGCGCCCATGGAGCAACCTGTCGTCATCATACCATCAAACCAACCTGTCTTATGCTTGATAAAAGGAATGGCCTCCTCAATCACATAGCGCTCGTAGGCACGATGCATCTCCGCTTGGTCGTGACCGTTTTTCCAAGTGGCCAACCAGCTCTCACTGTCTACACTGGATAGGGTAAAGAACTGAACACGGCCTTCCTCGATAAAGGAAGCACAAGCATCAATCATGCCAAAATCATAGTATTCATTGTGACTACCACCTGATGAAGCAAAGACCACAACTGGAATCCCAGCATGACCATAACGGTTAAGGTACATTTCACGGTTAAGATTGCCACTCCAGTGGCTAAGGTTTTCAATATGCATTGGCCTTCTCCTTTTCTAACTTACCATTTCTCTGCAAAAAATCTCAGACAGTCTGGTAAATTTTCCGACCAAGGGATTTCACTATGGATGGCACCAGACTGAACTTTTAAGACAAGATTGCCCAAGTGTACTCCCCCTGCTACCAAATCATGGTAATAGCGAAGAGACGAATCGATATAGGCTTGTTTGATATTACCTGCCATCAGGGTCTTGTCCGTATCATCTGCTTCTTCTGTTCCAACATAGATAAAGATACGCTGGTCAGGCGATAGTTTCTTGCGCTCGATATAACGATTAAAGGCTTCTTGATGGAGCCAGTTGGCAGATGAAAAGACCCCTAGACAGCCAATTTGGTCTTGGTATTCCAAACCGATAAACTGGGTAATATTGCCTCCTAGTGAAGACCCAATCATAGCCGTATGCTGGCGATCAGCTTTGGTACGGTAGGTCTCATCGATAAATGGCTTGACCACCTCCATAACAAACTCGGCATACTCCACACCCTTACCGCCAAACTGCTGCCCTGGGATAGGAGATTCTTGGAATTTCCATGCCGCATACTCATTCATCCGCCCCATGCCATCATTATCAATGGCTACGACAATCATGCGACTGATATCAGGATTACGCTTAATAGCTGGTATAATCTTCCATGAATGGCCAATGAAAGACTCCTTGCTATAAAAAACATTTTGCCCGTCATGAAAGTAAATAACAGGATAGGAACGATTCGTGTCTTTCTCATAATCTTTAGGCAGAAGAACACGCACACGGCGCTCCTTACCTGTATAAGGAACCTTAAGCTTGTGTTCTTTCATTTTTAGATAAAAGTAGGATTGATTCATTGTCAGAAAACTCTCTATATTCAAAATTTTATTTTATTATATCACAATTATAGAAAAAAAGTTAGTTTTGCTTCCACTTTTGGAATTAAAAACTAACTTTTTCATCTATTTTTCTAAATTCTTCTGGATTTTCTGATTAGAGAAGATTGTCAATCAAGTCATCCACTTCATCTTTTTCAGCCTGCGGTGTAATCTCAGTAATCATGATTCCAGCCACAGCTCGTTCAACCAAAGCTTCAACATCCATACGCGCTTCGTACTGCTCCGCATTCTTAATCTTAGGATTAGTCTTTGGACGATCTGGCGCAAAAATGGTACAACAGTCTTCAAAAGGCTGGATAGAAATGTCAAAGGTGTCAATTTCCTGAGCAATGTCAATGATTTCCAACTTATCCATTGTCACAACTGGACGGATGATAGGAGTGTTGGTAACTGCATTGATAGCCTGCATGCTTTCGAGGGTTTGGCTGGCTACTTGACCAAGACTTTCCCCATTGATGATAACTAAACCATTTCGTACCTCACGAATACGATCGGTAATCCGCATCATAAAACGACGCGTCAAGGTCATAAGGTAGGCTTCTGGCGCTTTGGCCTTGATTTCCTCTTGAATCTCTGTGAAAGGCACTTCGATAAACTGGATATTGCCCCCAAACTTGGTCAATTTACGAGTCAAATCTTGGGCTTTTTTAAGGGCTCCAGGACTGGTGTAGGGTGGGCTGGCAAAGTGAACTGCCTCGATATCCACCCCACGTTTCAGTGCAAGATAACCTGCTACAGGTGAGTCAATCCCTCCTGACAACATGAGCATCCCTTTACCTGAAGTTCCAACTGGCAAACCACCAGCCCCACGAATGGTTTCATAAGAAAGATAGGCTGCTTCTTCACGTATCTCCACCTGAAGATTGATGTCAGGACTTTTCATTTGAGCTTGCACATTTGGAATAGCTTCAAAAACAGCACCTCCAAGGGTTTGGTTGAGTTCACGACTGTCGAGTTCAAAGTTGTGGTCGCTACGCTTGCTAGAAATCTTAAAGGTCATGCCTTCCTTGTAGATGTCCTGCATAATCTCTTGCACAGAAGACTTCAGAACTTCTACAGATTTTTCAATCTTATAAACAGGGGAAAAGTTTTGAATCCCAAATACTTGTTTGAGCGATTCTGCTACTGCTGTGTAATCTGCTCCATTGAGGTAAGCGTGGGCACGGTCGCGATCTGCCGTTACCTTAACTTGGGGATAGATAGACAAAACGTCTGAAATATTATTGCGAAGTTTATTGATGAAACGCATACGGTTTTTGCCCTTTGTTGACAGCTCACCGTAGCGAATCATAATTTCTGAATATTGCATGAATGCTCCTATCTTACTTTTCTAGTTTGATTGTAAATCAATTTTAACTTGGTCAAAAACTGCTCGACCTGACTCATATCATTTTCAAGGTCTAGGCTAAGACGCACAGCTGACTGAGCCTTATCCTTGTCCACTCCCATGGCAATCAGGGTTCCTGCAGGTTTCCCAGCCTTGGACGAACAAGCAGAGGTCGTTGAGATAAAAATATCATAGTCTTCAAAGGCGTGAACGATGACTTCACCACGAACACCCTTGATTCCAAAAGTCAGAATATGAGGGGCGAAGTCTTCCTCATCCGAAAAGACAAAAATATCTGGATAGTCCAGAAGTGCTTGACGAATTACTGACTTCATCTGCCCAGTCTTGCTCCTAAAGATATCTAGCTTTTCCATAGACAAGCGGAGAGCCTTGGCAGTCGCTGCAATTCCTGCCACATTTTCAGTTGTCGAACGGTAATCACGTTCCTGACCACCACCTGTTAAAAGAGGCGTAATCTTCTTGCCAGACTTGATATAGACAAAACCAACACCACGAACTCCGTGGAACTTGTGACTAGAAAAAGTCGCGAAATCCACTCGTTCTGTCAGATACTTTTCAGTCGGAATCTTGGCAAGTGCCTGAACCGCATCAACGTGGAAGGAAATAGTCGGCTTGTCTGCTAACAGTTCTGAAATAGCCTCAATGGGCTGAACAGAGCCAATTTCATTGTTCACTGCCATGATGGAAACGAGGTTCGTATCTGGTCGTATCAAATCTGCTAGCGCCTCAACATCGACAAATCCTTTCTCATCTACTGGAGCCAAATCCACTTCAAAACCTTGAGATTTCAACCAAAGAGCTGATTCCTTGACTGCTGGATGTTCAATGGCTGATACGATGATGTGCTTGCCAAACTGGGCTTTTTCAAAGGCCACACCCTTGATGACCCAGTTATCTCCTTCTGTCCCACCAGAAGTAAAGAAGATTTCATCGCTTTTCTTACCTATTAAATTTGCAATCTGTTGGCGAGAAGCATCTAAGATTCGTGTTGCCTGGTCTCCCAAACCATGGAGACTAGATGGATTTCCTAAAATTTTTGAAGCGACCTGCATATAAGTTTCAAGGGCTTCAGGATAAGGCTTGGTCGTCGCCGAATTATCAAAGTAAATCATGTTTTCTCACGCTTTCTAAAATCACTCCTTCTATTGTATCATGAAACGGAGCCTGCGACAAGAAAGGGCAATTCCTCTTTTTTTAAGATTTTTTTAAAGAAATGCGGTATAATAAGTTTTAATCAAAGGAGAGAATGCATGTCTAATTATCGTAGAACTTCAAAACCAAAAACAGAACACATCAAAAAAGGCTTCACGGTCTTTCAAAAAACCGTTGCTACTATCGGTAGTATCCTTGGCTTGATTACTGCGACTATCACGATCATGAACGCCTTGGATAATAATAAAAATACTAAAAAAGAACCTACGACAAGCCAGACCACAACCATTGTCAAAGAAATTCAAAAGGAATCCCCTAAGGAAAACACCAGTCCCAATAAGGAAAATAACACTTCTCAAGAAAAAATACAGCAAGAAGAAACGCCAAAATCCAGCGTCAAGGAGGAGAAAAAAGAAGAGCAGAAAACAGCAACTCAGGACTCTACTACACCTGCTCTAAGTAAACCTACCACTGAAAATGAAAAACAGTCCAATACTCCAACTTCAGAAAATAAAAGCAATCCTCAGTAAGCACATGGTCTAAGAAAAAATCAACTCAAAAATAAAACTGCGCAGTAACTTCTGTCTTGACCACAATCAAGCCAAAAAGAGACTGTGTTTTTGTATAATTGATGTTTTAGATGCTAGATTCTTGACCAATTTTGTGAGATTCATACTCATAAAGATGAATCCTAGCTATGTTATGTCAGCTTATTTATTTCTAACATAAACTCTGCACATGCCAACAATACTCTCTCATCTGCCCCAAAAGGGGAAACATCCATTTTCTGTTTGACATAAATTCGAAAGCCTTCTTCACGCAGAAGTTAGTAACCCTTTTACATCTGACATAAATAACCTAGTTCAACCACTTCATAGGCATTACTTCCTGTTTTATTCTTATTTCATACTCTTCGAAAATCTCTTCAAACCACGTCAGCATCACCTTACCGTACGTATGTTACTGACTTCGTCAGTTTTATTTGCAACCTCAAAGTTGTACTTTGAGCAACCTGCGGCCAGCTTCCTAGTTTGCTCTTTGATTTTCATTGAGTATCAATTATAAACCATGGCATAATAAAACGAGCATATCCAACTGATACATCGCTCGTTTTTTTACTATTTTAGAGGTGAATTTTTGATCAACCTCTTTTTGCTTACTAAAAATTAAAGAATTCCATGGCCTGTTTGAAAAGCAATTCAGTATACTCAGGGTCTTCTTGGGCAATGGTAACTTGATCTTGAATCATTTCCAAGTCATCCGTTATCATGCCATCAGCTCCTAACTGAACAGATTTATCAAAGGACTCTGAACTATTGATGGTCCACACGTACAATTTCTGATCGGTATTCCAAAGCTTGTTGACAAAATTTTCATCTAAAGTTGAATACTCCATGGTATAACCTGTAGCCTTGGTTCTTGGAAAAATACTATTATAAGGTAGGATGAAATAGACTGGAATTTGAGAATCGTAGGCTAGCACCTGGTCAATCACATGGTAGTCTAAGGATTGCATTTGGTGACCATTTTGCTTGATGATACTTCCATATTTTTCCATAAAGCGTTTCATCATATCTGGGCTATCTTTTCGACTGGTTTTAATCTCAATGAGGAGTTTTTGATGCAATTCATTGGCTTTATTGAGATAATCATCAAAACTAGACACCTTGCTATGATAACCATTTTCTGAAATATTTAGTTTAGTTAATTCTTCCAAAGTTAAATCTTGGGGATTGGCATTGACTCCTGTCAGATTCTTGATATTGGCATCATGCATCATGACAAACTGGCCATCTTTTGTTTCCTGAACATCTGTCTCAACGAAATCTGGAGATAACTGAGCGGTTTTTTCTAGTGATTGGACGGTATTTTGAACACCATTTTTATCTGAAACACCGCGATGAGAGATAATTAAAGGTTTATGTGAAACTGGAGCTTCTAAATAAACATAACCCTCAAGAGCGAAAAAGATACAAGCACAGCCCATCACTCCCCATCTCATCCAGTGATCTTTCTTTCTCCTTGGTGTGATTTCTAGTTCTTCTCCCGTTAAGAAGGAAACAAACTTAATGAGAAAGTAAGTCAAGGCTATATAGTGGAAATTCTTTATCAAGACAAAGTTGATAATTCCCAGAACAAGAGATTCCTTATGGGTCAGACCATCCATCAGTGTCTGACTTGCTAGGATTGGAATCAACAGAAGAATGAAAAATAGGTAGGTTTTGACGACAATCCAAAGCAAGTTCCAAGTATAAAACCAGGAGTGCTTTCTTGTCTTCTCTAGACTGTATCTGACAGCTTCTTTGACTGTTTTTTTCTCAAATAAAAGCTGAGGTAGGGCAAACATGAAACGTACTGAAATGTAAAACAGTATCAAGGCAAGAATAGTAACCACTATACCTACAAGCCAATACTTGTCTTCCACATAATCAACGATAAAGTCCGGAATGACAATTTTATTGAGATAGTAAATCTTTAAAATCTTTCGAATCAATGGAAAAAGCATCATGACATAAAAGAAGATAAAGGCCATTTTGGAAATCGTCACTTGTCTCATAAATAAGAAACTTTGGCGAAAGACCTTGCGACTATACTCCAGCAGAGTTCTCTTTTCATGATAGAGGAGGTGTCGAGCTCCGATAAAGAGAAGTCCTATCTGGTAATAGGCGATCAGTAAATTAACGATTACCAGAACAAATAAAGCAAGACTAACAAAGGGTGAGCCCGTTATAATGGCAAAAATATTGTTGTAGGAAAGAAAGAGATAACCTGTCTGACGGAGTAAAAGTCCGGCAATCCAAGAATTAAGTGGTAACCAGACAAACTCAATCATCATGAATATCAAGAAAAAGAGAAAGAGAATTTTATCTAGATTAAAGTAGATTTTCCTAAAACCTAGATTTTTAGGTTTTTCAGGTTTCATAGGCACTCCTAGTCAAATAATTGAGACAAGTCCAAGCCACCAAAAGGATTATTTGATAGACTACTTTCTGTCCCTAACAATTCTCTAGCTTGATCCGACTCTATAAAGGACTCGTAAACACGCGCTGTCATACGAGCATCTTCTAAGCTATTATGGGACTGACCTTGAAATCCAAGAAATGAGGCAACAGTTTGCAATTTGAGATTGGCAATACCATGTAAATCCGAACTCCGACGTTCAAAAGCTTCATCATACAAATCCACCTTGTACTGCTGGCTGTAGTCTAAACCATGCTCTGCTAGAATAGGCAAATCACTTTTAGCAGCATTGTATCCAACCATCGGCAAAGAACCCACAAACTCTTGGAAATCTTTGATGACTTTCTCCACTGGAGGAGCATCTTTTAAGGTCTCAGCTGTAATCCCCGTCAATCCATTGATAAAACTCTTTAGAGGCACACTAGTATGGACATAGGAATCATAGGCGTCAATTTCCTGACCATCTCTAAAACGCACTGCCGATACTTGAATCAAGTGTGTTTGTCCTTCATGCTGATTAAATTCTAAGTCAAAAGCAATGTAATCTTCTAATCGTTCCATTTTCTACCTCTCCTATACTGTTATTTTATACTCTTCGAAAATCAAATTCAAACCACGTCAACGTCGCCTTGCCGTACTCAAGTACAGCCTACGGCTAGTTTCCTAGTTTGCTCTTTGATTTTCATTGAGTATTACTTGAGCAACTATACTATTTAGAAACAAAAGAAGCCATCAGGTTAGCATTTAACCTAAACAGCTCCTTGATTATCCTCCAAATAAACGAGCAAAAAAGCCTTTCTTAGTGGATTGGACTTCTTCTTTTGCTTGGTCCAGCTCTAGCTTGAGATTTTCTTGATCCTTCATGGCTTGAAGAGTCAATTGTTGCTGCTGATCGAGTTGTTTGTCTTTCTCAGCAATCTGACGGTCTTTGATGCGCATCTGCTCATCTTTTTCTGATAACTGACGATCCTTGGCTTTTAATTGTTCATAGAGACGGAGAATTTCTGCATTCTTCTCATCAACTAGAATCTCCATCAGTTCACGCTGCTTGACATCTTCACTGACAGGCTCATCTTCAAAAATCGTTTTTTTATAGATTTCTTCTAGCTTAATCAAGCCACTTCTGGTAACGACTGTTACCCCTTTGTCATTTTTATCTGTGTCTTCTTCTGGTAATTCTTTGACACGGTTATTGATTGCTTGGCGAGATAATCCTAAGACCTCTGCAATCTCACTGACGGTCATTTCAATACTCATAATATCCTCTGAAACGTTTTCTAGCTTTTCTTTACTTAAATCTTATCATAAGCTAGAAAAACTGTCAAATTTTCGCTTAATTTAAGGCCTTCAAAAAGGCTAATAAGACTTGGGCAGAGCGACATCCAGCTTCGATAATAAACTCATCAAAAGAGATGTTTGCTTCATGGTTGGCATTATCACTCATAGCTCGGATGACTAAGACTGGAAGATTAAGGGCATGAGCTGCCTGAGCAATCGCTGCCCCCTCCATCTCCACGGCTAAAACATCTGGGAAATGAGACTTAATCGCTTCTATCTTATCATTTCCTGCAACAAAACTATCTCCTGTGGCAATCAAACCAAGATGCCCGTTTTGATCCAATTGAGATAGACTCTTTTGGATTTTGGCAACAAAGTTTTTATCTGATTCGAAATAAAGCGGTTGTTGCGCCATTTGCCCATAAGCATAGCCAAAAGCTGTGACATCCACATCATGATAGGCTAATTTGTCGGCAATCACAACATCCCCAACAGCAATACCTTCTGCTACTGCCCCAGCAGATCCCGTATTAATCAAAGCGTCTACCTGGAAATGATCAGCTAAAATCGCCACACTCATAGCAGACATGACCTTACCAATTCCGCTCTCTACGAGAACGACTTCATGCGAGGCAATGCTTCCTGTATGATAGGTATTGCCTAAAACAACTTGCTCCTGGGCATTTTCTAGATGCTGGACCAGATAAGCCAGTTCTTCTGGCATAGCCGCAATAATTCCAATTTTCATTTCAATTCCTTTTCTATTACAAAAGTTTCATTGCTAAGACAAGCAAAATCAAGAGAAAGGTGACTGCAAATAAGATTTTATTCAGTTTAGAATTGAAGACATTTCTCTTGGTATTTTCAATGCGACGGCTTTTATGAATAGACGGTTCGACCTGAATCTTCAAGGTTTCCTGGCTAAAACCATAATCCTTAGGATTAGCATAACCAAAACGGGAAGAAGAGGTTGGTAAAATCTTGGTTTCCTCGTCATCAAGAAAAGGGGGACCCGAAATTTTTTCGCCTCTATTAGCTCTTTCAATCATTTCATCCGTTAATAAAGGTTTACCCATACTGACCTCCTCTATTTTTTGTGCAATTCCCAATATTGAACAGCCATAATTGTCTTGGCATCACAAATATGACCTGATTGGATTAATTCCTTAGCTTCTTCTAGGCTCACTTCAAGGACTTCCAAGATCTCATCTTCATCCTGGGGACGCGGATTTTCCACCTTTGTCAAATCGCTAGCTCGGTATAGTTTCAACTTTTCATTACAAAAGCCAATAGCTGAATAAAAGTCATACAAGAGTTCTAACTTCCCTGTATAGGCTGTTTCTTCCTCCAGTTCACGCAGAGCTGCTGCCACAGGGTCTGTATTTTCTCCTACTTCCAATTTCCCAGCTGGAATTTCGTAAGAGACTGCCTCAATGGCTTTGCGGTACTGCTTGACCAAGATAAGTTTTTGCTCATCCGTTACAGCTAAAACACAGACAGCTCCATTGTGGAAAATCAAATCCCGTTGGGCAGTTCCCTTGCCTTCTGGTAATTCAACCTGATCTTGAACCAGTTTAAATATTGGTCCTTGATAGATTTCTTTTCGGCTAAGCGTTTTTTCTTCAAATTCCATGATAGACTCCTACTGATTCTTAGGATGATGAGGAAGGCGTGTTGCATATTCGTCTTTATTGACCTGACGACCACGACCAATAGCAATAGCATCCGCTGGAACGTCTTTAGTAATGGTTGAACCAGCACCAACGAGGGAATTGTCACCTAACTCAACTGGCGCAATAATGGTTGAATTTGAACCAACAAAGACATTGTTACCAATGACTGTCTTGTATTTGTTTTTGCCGTCATAGTTGACTGTAATGGTTCCAGCACCAAAGTTAACATGGTTACCCACTTCACAGTTTCCGATATAAGTCAAATGACCAGCCTTGGTATTCTCGCCGATTGAAGAACCTTTCACCTCAACAAAGTTTCCAATATGAACTTGGGCACCCAGACTTGAACCTGGACGAATGTGGGCGTAAGGACCGACTGTTACACCGTCTGCAACACTACTTTCCTCAATCATAGAATTGGTAATGACAGCTCCTGCTCCGATAGTGCTATCCACCACATAAGTACCGTTTGTCAAAACAGTCTCAGCACCAATTTTTGTTTGCCCCTTCAAGGTAACATTGGCTTCGATTTGAACTTCAGGAGCAATCTCAACATCAATATCGATATAAGTTGCTTCTGGATTGA
Above is a genomic segment from Streptococcus sp. SN-1 containing:
- a CDS encoding branched-chain amino acid aminotransferase — protein: MTVTIDWENLGFSYMKLPYRYIAHFKNGQWNQGELTEDATLHISESSPSLHYGQQAFEGLKAYRTKDGSVQLFRPDENAKRLQRTCNRLLMPQVPTDMFVEACKAVVRANEEYVPPYGTGGTLYLRPLLIGVGDIIGVKPAEEYIFTIFAMPVGNYFKGGLVPTNFLIQDEYDRAAPNGTGAAKVGGNYAASLLPGKLAKSRHFSDVIYLDPSTHTKIEEVGSANFFGITADNEFVTPLSPSILPSITKYSLLYLAEHRLGLTPIEGDVPIDNLDRFVEAGACGTAAVISPIGGIQHGDDFHVFYSETEVGPVTRKLYDELTGIQFGDIEAPEGWIVKVD
- a CDS encoding acetyl-CoA carboxylase biotin carboxylase subunit family protein, with amino-acid sequence MNYLVISPYYPQNFQQFTIELANKGITVLGIGQEPYEQLDEPLRNSLTEYFRVDNLENIDEVKRAVAFLFYKHGPIDRIESHNEYWLELDASLREQFNVFGAKPEDLKKTKYKSEMKKLFKKAGVPVVPGAVIKTEADVDQAVNEIGLPMIAKPDNGVGAAATFKLETEDDINHFKQEWDHSTVYFFEKFVTSSEICTFDGLVDKDGKIVFSTTFDYAYTPLDLMIYKMDNSYYVLKDMDPKLRKYGEAIVKEFGMKERFFHIEFFREGDDYIAIEYNNRPAGGFTIDVYNFAHSLDLYRGYAAIVAGEEFPASDFEPQYCLATSRRANAHYVYSEEDLLDKYSQQFKVKKIMPAAFAELQGDYLYMLTTPSRQEMDQMIKDFGQRQA
- a CDS encoding esterase family protein; protein product: MHIENLSHWSGNLNREMYLNRYGHAGIPVVVFASSGGSHNEYYDFGMIDACASFIEEGRVQFFTLSSVDSESWLATWKNGHDQAEMHRAYERYVIEEAIPFIKHKTGWFDGMMTTGCSMGAYHAVNFFLQHPDVFTKVIALSGVYDARFFVGDYYNDDAIYQNSPVDYIWNQNDGWFIDRYRQAEIVLCTGLGAWEQDGLPSFYKLKEAFDQKQIPAWFAEWGHDVAHDWEWWRKQMPYFLGNLYL
- a CDS encoding alpha/beta hydrolase, with amino-acid sequence MNQSYFYLKMKEHKLKVPYTGKERRVRVLLPKDYEKDTNRSYPVIYFHDGQNVFYSKESFIGHSWKIIPAIKRNPDISRMIVVAIDNDGMGRMNEYAAWKFQESPIPGQQFGGKGVEYAEFVMEVVKPFIDETYRTKADRQHTAMIGSSLGGNITQFIGLEYQDQIGCLGVFSSANWLHQEAFNRYIERKKLSPDQRIFIYVGTEEADDTDKTLMAGNIKQAYIDSSLRYYHDLVAGGVHLGNLVLKVQSGAIHSEIPWSENLPDCLRFFAEKW
- the thiI gene encoding tRNA uracil 4-sulfurtransferase ThiI, with the translated sequence MQYSEIMIRYGELSTKGKNRMRFINKLRNNISDVLSIYPQVKVTADRDRAHAYLNGADYTAVAESLKQVFGIQNFSPVYKIEKSVEVLKSSVQEIMQDIYKEGMTFKISSKRSDHNFELDSRELNQTLGGAVFEAIPNVQAQMKSPDINLQVEIREEAAYLSYETIRGAGGLPVGTSGKGMLMLSGGIDSPVAGYLALKRGVDIEAVHFASPPYTSPGALKKAQDLTRKLTKFGGNIQFIEVPFTEIQEEIKAKAPEAYLMTLTRRFMMRITDRIREVRNGLVIINGESLGQVASQTLESMQAINAVTNTPIIRPVVTMDKLEIIDIAQEIDTFDISIQPFEDCCTIFAPDRPKTNPKIKNAEQYEARMDVEALVERAVAGIMITEITPQAEKDEVDDLIDNLL
- a CDS encoding cysteine desulfurase family protein, whose protein sequence is MIYFDNSATTKPYPEALETYMQVASKILGNPSSLHGLGDQATRILDASRQQIANLIGKKSDEIFFTSGGTEGDNWVIKGVAFEKAQFGKHIIVSAIEHPAVKESALWLKSQGFEVDLAPVDEKGFVDVEALADLIRPDTNLVSIMAVNNEIGSVQPIEAISELLADKPTISFHVDAVQALAKIPTEKYLTERVDFATFSSHKFHGVRGVGFVYIKSGKKITPLLTGGGQERDYRSTTENVAGIAATAKALRLSMEKLDIFRSKTGQMKSVIRQALLDYPDIFVFSDEEDFAPHILTFGIKGVRGEVIVHAFEDYDIFISTTSACSSKAGKPAGTLIAMGVDKDKAQSAVRLSLDLENDMSQVEQFLTKLKLIYNQTRKVR